GAACTCCTCACCACCCCGCTGGGTATGGCAGGGTCGGAGCGGAGCACCCGTTTACGTGGGGGCGACCTTTCGGGAGAGTCAGGAACCGCCTGTGACTCTTCGCTACAGACCCGAATCCATGGACAAATCTACGTGCTGGGTTAGAAAACCTGGAATAATCCGGGGTCAACGGCCCACCCCCTGACCGCCGGGCCTCCCGGGAGGAACCAGAGGCTCTGGAAATGCTTGGCTGCCGTGTTTGTGAACCTCCGGCCCCGGGGCTCGCTCTGCGCCTTCGCCGAGCAAATGAAACCGCCGGCTACGGAGGAAGTGCAAGGACGTGCCACCAGCCGTGCAGTCGGGGTACTTACTTATGAGGAAGGTCACCAAGGCCACCAGCACCAGGCTGACGACCAGCGCCAGGACCAGCCCCAGGAAGAGCAGGCGGGAGCGCCCATGGCCGGAGCGAGAGCCAGCCTCGGGGGTCTTCTCCTCCGGCGCTAACACAAAACAACAGCCGTCACagagggccccccgcccccctacccccccccccccacacacacacagctagtGAGCGGAACTGGACATCCCACTACCGGGGACCTCATCACTCTGCAGAGGTGTAACCGACCATCCGGCTCCTGCTGCTGTCACCACTGGAGCCAGTTAAGCAGACAGGGTTGGCTTAGCCCCGTCCCTCCTCTGTCACCCCCTAATCAAAGCGCCACGCCGCCTTTTCCTGAGACGGGCTGCGGGAGAAACGGGAGAAACTCCGGCTGCTTTAGGGTAAAGAGAGAGGAGATCTGGAAGGAGCCTCGAGCAGCTATAGGTTGGCGCGGTAAGCGCTTAGAGCACAGGAGACAAATGCCGGCGGCAACCACGCCCGTGCGGGGCAGTCAGCGTTCACGCGGACACGGTGAGGCCCCGCGCCACCTGCTGGGGCACCTACGACGCCCGGGGACGAGACACGCCCTCGGCGGTCGGTCAGCAGATTGCCTTGCTTTGCTTTCTCGCCCCGAACCCATAGCCCTTTAACTGGGGCAATCTGTCATTTGTAAGTAGAAAACTGGCGTTTTTGCCCAACAAAGTCTTACTGTTTTTAGAAACCAGATGGACACGTGGAACGTTTTCTCAGCAAGTCACCAGGAAGTGAGAGGGGTCGGGAAAGGGGCGCCGGGGCCCGGCCGTGGTCCCTCCTGGCCCAGCAGGGGCTTCTCAGACCGGAGCTCTGGCTCAGACGCCAAGAGCAAGGGTGGCCCAGTCCCCGCATCTCTGAAGCAAGCGTTTGaggcctcccgccctcccgccctccgccccccagcCCGGCGAGCAGCCGCTGCTCTTAGGGGCCGCGGACAGAGCTGGGAGCCCACGGGCCGAGCGCACACGTACGGAGCAGGTGCTGGGACCCCGCGGGGCAGAAGTTGAGTCTGTGCAGGTCGTTTATGGAGTCCACGACGTAAAGCTTCCTGTCCTCGGGGACGGGGATGCCGCGGGCGCCCGAGTCCCGGGAGGAGCGCTGCATGGTCCCTGGAAGGAAGCACCGCGTCAGACGCCGGCCGGAGAGTGACAGCCCGCGGGCAGCAGACGAGCCGGcagaacacccccccccaccccacacacacacacacacagtattccCAGCGGCTGGTCCGGGGAAGCCGTGCTTGTCCAGGGAAAATGTCTCCTCTGGGGACACCTTTGCACTGTCCCCTGCGCCTTGCTCAccaggaggcggggaggctggTGTGCTGCACCTCCTATTCCCTGCGCCTCTGCTCGCTctcgccgcctcctcctcctcctccggttCCCCCATTCTGCCGGTATttctcctgccccgccccctttttattttgtaactgaTGATAAGATATTTCCCTTTTCTCACATTGTTCACATTCTGGTGAGATGTCTCACATCCTTTGTGTACAAAGATCATGTCTAAACATCTGGGACGGTCAAAGGCAGCTCATCCGAAGGGGAGTTAGGACTGTCAACCTTTCTGATCACACGAGGTTTCCGCACGGGGCCGCCACGTCTATGTTCTCCCTCAGGACAGCCTGTGAGTCTCTACCTAAAGTGTgctcctctttttccttcttattgaatgtattggggtgaccctggttaacaaaattacacaggtGTCAGGTGCTCAGTTCCACAGCACGTCACCTGTGCACTgtctgtgtgttcaccaccccgacTCAAGTCTCCCTCCCTCACCATTTattgccgggaaccaattccaacatgtcataattacaagagtttcatcaaaaggttggtgaagcttggggggctcaacaagggctgagtcacatatgtagtttacctgttggaacagctaaaaagcatctcccccaaacctgaataggattgtctgctgccagacagctcagggcatcttaatctgcatgttattgcctcctgttggccaaacacctgaaggctattccccaatctgacaatgcttctatgaaccctaccctttgaaaccctaccctttgaagtgtattatctccaccttgccttaggacaaattgtgttaataaaaagcacggGTCCTTagtcaaggggtagtctttagctcctttagctgaagctcctctgacccccaatgcctttcaaaactatctttcatctttggactccttcttaatctatgcatcagccctttctccagattgcagaaccctttgtaatgctgggacaagaaccccgacATTAATGGACACCCACCCAGGGGCTCCAATAGTTTATCTCCCTAtaccttcctccacctccccccgtccagcaatcaccacactgttgtccatgtctgtgagttttttcctttccttttcttttttgttcaatccctccaccctcctacccccttcccacccccctatctgtcagcctgctctctgtctaCGAGTCTGTCTCTATTTGGCTTGTTAGTTtatgtgttcattagattccacctataagtgaggTCACGTGGTACTAGTCTTTCTCTGAGcggcttatttcacttgcataatgctccccaggtccctccgtgCCGTCACAAAGGgttagatttccttcttttcacaGCTGAGAACTGCTTCATGGTGTCAATGTCCCACAGCCTTtctatctactgatgggcacgtgggctgcTCCCTAAGCTTGGCTACTGTGAGCGTGTTCTGCAGCCCCTGGCGGGGGCCGCGGTCCTCGGGACAAACCTGAGAAGCTGAGACCGACAGAGGGGACCCAGGGCCTCTGGGGTGCCCTCCCGCGTTTCCTCGGACAGAGGCACTGACATCCTAAGTCCTTTTCAGGCTGAGGCACACCGCACAGGTATCTTCCCGAATGACAGCACGACTGCGCGCAACACTGCAGCCCGAGTGGGTTCAAGGTCTATTTTAAGATTCTCGCTGGTAGACTGAGGCCCTGTGGCCTTTGAAGTCATTATGTGGGAAGAAggcacccggctggtgtggctcagtggctgaggttgacctatgaaccaggaggtcacggttctattcctggtcagggcacatgctcgagtggcaggctcgattcccagtagggggcgtgcaggaggcagcccatcaatgagtctctctcattgttggtgtttttatctctccctctcccttcttctctctgaaaatcaataaaaacatatttaaaatacctCTGCTCTTTAAAAGCGTGAAAGTAGCATCATATAGAACAAGGGGCCTCAGAGTCACCGATGGGTACCCTTTTACAGACGAAACCCAAGTCCTGGCTGATGTCAGGGGCACAGGTTTCTAAACGAAGCTCTCAGAATGTTTTAGACTTGAGTGCCTCCTTGTACTTCCTTATCCCAGAGGCTGGTGTTGGACGAGGAAGAGAGTTTGTGTGAGTCACATCGAGGATCATCGCTCCACACTCGGCTTCTATTTTAGGCGCGTGACTGAGTGAGATTCATTTGCTTCGCTTTGGGATCTGACTTCCTATCCCTGACCCCGAGCTCCCCCTCCACCAGGGATGTAATTACTGTGCTTAAATCTCAGACGGGCTTAACCGATGTTTGCAAAGCAGAGGACTAGCTAGAAAGCTGTGACCACAAAAACCGCCTGGAGACCAGAACAGCTCAT
The genomic region above belongs to Eptesicus fuscus isolate TK198812 chromosome 14, DD_ASM_mEF_20220401, whole genome shotgun sequence and contains:
- the LSMEM1 gene encoding leucine-rich single-pass membrane protein 1, whose translation is MFVSGSAPAALLETGRPPRSQRPDKVISFRTMQRSSRDSGARGIPVPEDRKLYVVDSINDLHRLNFCPAGSQHLLPPEEKTPEAGSRSGHGRSRLLFLGLVLALVVSLVLVALVTFLIIQTGSKMDNVSRRLAAEGKDIDELKKLNSMIVKRLNQLEAAQN